A window of Strigops habroptila isolate Jane chromosome 5, bStrHab1.2.pri, whole genome shotgun sequence contains these coding sequences:
- the ACADL gene encoding long-chain specific acyl-CoA dehydrogenase, mitochondrial, with product MAVRLLRLRGLLRAAGPRPFSAQPSPLQAEQHGTKRPEPSSSRSLLDIGTRRIFSSDHDIFRESARKFFQEEVLPFHAQWEKDGQVSRELWEKAGQQGLLGVAIAEKHGGIGADILSSAVVWEEQMYVNCTGPGFSLHSDIVMPYIANYGSEEQVKHFIPRMAAGKCIGAIAMTEPGAGSDLQGIRTYAKKDGNDWILNGSKVFITNGWMSDVVIVVAVTNREARSPAHGISLFLVENGTKGFIKGRKLNKIGLKAQDTAELFFEDVRLPASALLGKENKGFYYLMAELPQERLLIADMALASCEFMFEETRNYVKQRKAFGKTVAHLQTVQHKLAEMKTQICVGRAFLDNCLQLHADKRLDSPTASMAKYWCSDLQNSIATQCVQLHGGWGYMWEYPIAKAFVDARVQPIYGGTNEIMKELIARDIVSDK from the exons ATGGCGGTCCGGCTGCTCCGGCTGCGGGGATTGCTGCGGGCCGCCGGCCCCCGGcccttctctgcccagcccAG tCCTCTGCAAGCTGAACAGCATGGCACAAAGCGCCCCGAGCCATCTTCTTCTAGAAGCTTGCTTGATATAGGCACTCGGAGGATCTTCTCGTCAGATCATGATATCTTCAGGGAGAGTGCCAGGAAGTTCTTTCAGGAAGAAGTGCTGCCTTTTCATGCACA ATGGGAAAAGGATGGCCAGGTGAGCAGGGAGCTCTGGGAAAAGGCTGGGCAGCAGGGTTTGCTGGGTGTTGCTATCGCTGAAAAGCATGGAGGCATTGGAGCAGATATCCTCTCTTCAGCTGTGGTCTGGGAGGAGCA GATGTATGTTAACTGTACTGGCCCAGGATTCAGCCTTCATTCAGATATAGTCATGCCCTACATTGCAAACTATGGCTCTGAAGAACAGGTTAAACACTTTATCCCCAGAATGGCCGCAGGCAAATGTATTGGAGCTATTGCCATGACAGAACCTGGGGCTGGCAG tgACTTGCAGGGAATACGGACATATgcaaaaaaagatggaaatgaCTGGATTCTTAATGGGAGCAAG gtATTCATCACTAATGGTTGGATGAGTGATGTAGTGATCGTGGTTGCAGTTACCAACCGGGAGGCCCGATCTCCTGCTCATGGGATCAGCCTTTTCCTGGTGGAAAATGGAACAAAAGGTTTCATCAAAGGACGCAAGCTGAACAAAATTGGCTTGAAAGCTCAG gacacagcagagctgttttttGAAGATGTGCGGTTGCCAGCCAGTGCCTTGcttggaaaagagaacaaaggcTTCTATTATCTGATGGCAGAGCTCCCTCAG GAGAGACTACTAATCGCTGACATGGCTCTTGCCAGTTGTGAATTCATGTTTGAAGAAACAAGGAATTAtgtgaagcaaagaaaagcttttgggaAGACAGTTGCACACTTGCAG ACAGTGCAGCACAAGTTGGCAGAAATGAAAACGCAGATTTGTGTGGGCCGAGCTTTTCTGGACAACTGTTTGCAGCTGCACGCAGATAAACGTCTGGACTCCCCCACAGCTTCTATGGCAAAGTATTG GTGTTCTGATCTCCAAAACAGCATAGCTACTCAGTGCGTGCAACTGCACGGAGGATGGGGGTACATGTGGGAGTATCCAATTGCAAA agcttTTGTGGACGCCCGTGTTCAGCCAATCTATGGTGGCACCAATGAAATAATGAAGGAACTTATTGCTAGAGACATTGTCAGTGACAAGTAG